A portion of the Heliangelus exortis chromosome 28, bHelExo1.hap1, whole genome shotgun sequence genome contains these proteins:
- the TMEM59L gene encoding transmembrane protein 59-like isoform X4, which produces MAARSPRALLAIGLTLLATAATAATTIDPFSSQLGDTAGCRGQCGRSLPRRAAADAVLNACYRGCRLFSICHFVDASAELNTTRAECEAACAEAYSNAEEQFGCVTGCHKQLPEVESRKEKSPALKDPTFSMLDLVSTFCNDIVSSAQSFISSTWTFYLQADDGKVVVFQSQPKVEYPVPEVQETLLEQPGLGSSPRVPQPHTGPRVKGEKPPGKEPGGKGKVQPQDPPQPEHDFLGCMSKRSGLPRWILAACLFLSIMVMLWLSCASLVTAPEQHVKTQPLSINGDKEYLEDLDGPGAFPLPPVIAVTLCPTRGTEDAGPLPLKVDLDKTIL; this is translated from the exons ATGGCGGCCCGCAGCCCCCGGGCCCTGCTCGCCATCGGCCTTACCCTGCTCGCCACCGCTGCCACCGCGGCCACCACCATCGATCCGttctcctcccagctgggaGACACCGCCGGGTGCCGCGGGCAGTGCGGCCGCAGCCTCCCCCGCCGGGCCGCTGCC gatGCTGTTCTCAACGCCTGTTACCGGGGCTGCCGCCTGTTCTCCATCTGTCACTTTGTGGATGCGAGTGCTGAGCTGAACACAACCAGAGCTGAGTGTGAAGCAG CGTGTGCTGAAGCCTACAGCAACGCTGAGGAGCAGTTTGGCTGCGTGACTGGGTGCCACAAGCAGCTGCCTGAGGTggagagcaggaaggagaag agcccagcactgaaGGACCCGACCTTCTCCATGCTGGATTTGGTCTCCACCTTCTGCAACGACATCGTCAGCTCCGCCCAGAGCTTCATCTCCTCCACCTGGACCTTCTACCTGCAGGCAGATGATGGCAAAGTCGTGGTGTTTCAG TCCCAGCCCAAGGTGGAGTATCCAGTTCCCGAGGTGCAGGAGActctgctggagcagccagGACTGGGGTCCAGCCCCcgtgtcccccagccccacacag GCCCCCGGGTGAAGGGGGAGAAACCCCCTGGGAAGGAGCCAGGAGGCAAAGGGAAGGTGCAGCCCCAGGACCCCCCTCAGCCAGAGCACGACTTCCTTGGCTGCATGTCCAA GCGCTCGGGGCTTCCTCGCTGGATCCTGGCTGcctgcctcttcctctccaTCATGGTGATGCTgtggctgagctgtgccagTTTGGTGACTGCCCCCGAGCAGCACGTCAAGACCCAG CCTCTGAGCATCAACGGGGACAAGGAGTACCTGGAGGACCTGGATGGCCCCGGTGCCTTCCCCCTGCCACCCGTCATCGCTGTCACCCTCTGCCCCACGCGTGGCACCGAGGACGCGGGGCCACTGCCCCTCAAGGTGGACCTGGACAAGACCATCCTGTAG
- the TMEM59L gene encoding transmembrane protein 59-like isoform X3, producing MAARSPRALLAIGLTLLATAATAATTIDPFSSQLGDTAGCRGQCGRSLPRRAAADAVLNACYRGCRLFSICHFVDASAELNTTRAECEAACAEAYSNAEEQFGCVTGCHKQLPEVESRKEKSPALKDPTFSMLDLVSTFCNDIVSSAQSFISSTWTFYLQADDGKVVVFQSQPKVEYPVPEVQETLLEQPGLGSSPRVPQPHTGPRVKGEKPPGKEPGGKGKVQPQDPPQPEHDFLGCMSKRSGLPRWILAACLFLSIMVMLWLSCASLVTAPEQHVKTQVRKEPLSINGDKEYLEDLDGPGAFPLPPVIAVTLCPTRGTEDAGPLPLKVDLDKTIL from the exons ATGGCGGCCCGCAGCCCCCGGGCCCTGCTCGCCATCGGCCTTACCCTGCTCGCCACCGCTGCCACCGCGGCCACCACCATCGATCCGttctcctcccagctgggaGACACCGCCGGGTGCCGCGGGCAGTGCGGCCGCAGCCTCCCCCGCCGGGCCGCTGCC gatGCTGTTCTCAACGCCTGTTACCGGGGCTGCCGCCTGTTCTCCATCTGTCACTTTGTGGATGCGAGTGCTGAGCTGAACACAACCAGAGCTGAGTGTGAAGCAG CGTGTGCTGAAGCCTACAGCAACGCTGAGGAGCAGTTTGGCTGCGTGACTGGGTGCCACAAGCAGCTGCCTGAGGTggagagcaggaaggagaag agcccagcactgaaGGACCCGACCTTCTCCATGCTGGATTTGGTCTCCACCTTCTGCAACGACATCGTCAGCTCCGCCCAGAGCTTCATCTCCTCCACCTGGACCTTCTACCTGCAGGCAGATGATGGCAAAGTCGTGGTGTTTCAG TCCCAGCCCAAGGTGGAGTATCCAGTTCCCGAGGTGCAGGAGActctgctggagcagccagGACTGGGGTCCAGCCCCcgtgtcccccagccccacacag GCCCCCGGGTGAAGGGGGAGAAACCCCCTGGGAAGGAGCCAGGAGGCAAAGGGAAGGTGCAGCCCCAGGACCCCCCTCAGCCAGAGCACGACTTCCTTGGCTGCATGTCCAA GCGCTCGGGGCTTCCTCGCTGGATCCTGGCTGcctgcctcttcctctccaTCATGGTGATGCTgtggctgagctgtgccagTTTGGTGACTGCCCCCGAGCAGCACGTCAAGACCCAGGTCAGAAAGGAG CCTCTGAGCATCAACGGGGACAAGGAGTACCTGGAGGACCTGGATGGCCCCGGTGCCTTCCCCCTGCCACCCGTCATCGCTGTCACCCTCTGCCCCACGCGTGGCACCGAGGACGCGGGGCCACTGCCCCTCAAGGTGGACCTGGACAAGACCATCCTGTAG
- the TMEM59L gene encoding transmembrane protein 59-like isoform X2, which translates to MAARSPRALLAIGLTLLATAATAATTIDPFSSQLGDTAGCRGQCGRSLPRRAAADAVLNACYRGCRLFSICHFVDASAELNTTRAECEAACAEAYSNAEEQFGCVTGCHKQLPEVESRKEKVRGGESPALKDPTFSMLDLVSTFCNDIVSSAQSFISSTWTFYLQADDGKVVVFQSQPKVEYPVPEVQETLLEQPGLGSSPRVPQPHTGPRVKGEKPPGKEPGGKGKVQPQDPPQPEHDFLGCMSKRSGLPRWILAACLFLSIMVMLWLSCASLVTAPEQHVKTQPLSINGDKEYLEDLDGPGAFPLPPVIAVTLCPTRGTEDAGPLPLKVDLDKTIL; encoded by the exons ATGGCGGCCCGCAGCCCCCGGGCCCTGCTCGCCATCGGCCTTACCCTGCTCGCCACCGCTGCCACCGCGGCCACCACCATCGATCCGttctcctcccagctgggaGACACCGCCGGGTGCCGCGGGCAGTGCGGCCGCAGCCTCCCCCGCCGGGCCGCTGCC gatGCTGTTCTCAACGCCTGTTACCGGGGCTGCCGCCTGTTCTCCATCTGTCACTTTGTGGATGCGAGTGCTGAGCTGAACACAACCAGAGCTGAGTGTGAAGCAG CGTGTGCTGAAGCCTACAGCAACGCTGAGGAGCAGTTTGGCTGCGTGACTGGGTGCCACAAGCAGCTGCCTGAGGTggagagcaggaaggagaaggtgagggGTGGGGAG agcccagcactgaaGGACCCGACCTTCTCCATGCTGGATTTGGTCTCCACCTTCTGCAACGACATCGTCAGCTCCGCCCAGAGCTTCATCTCCTCCACCTGGACCTTCTACCTGCAGGCAGATGATGGCAAAGTCGTGGTGTTTCAG TCCCAGCCCAAGGTGGAGTATCCAGTTCCCGAGGTGCAGGAGActctgctggagcagccagGACTGGGGTCCAGCCCCcgtgtcccccagccccacacag GCCCCCGGGTGAAGGGGGAGAAACCCCCTGGGAAGGAGCCAGGAGGCAAAGGGAAGGTGCAGCCCCAGGACCCCCCTCAGCCAGAGCACGACTTCCTTGGCTGCATGTCCAA GCGCTCGGGGCTTCCTCGCTGGATCCTGGCTGcctgcctcttcctctccaTCATGGTGATGCTgtggctgagctgtgccagTTTGGTGACTGCCCCCGAGCAGCACGTCAAGACCCAG CCTCTGAGCATCAACGGGGACAAGGAGTACCTGGAGGACCTGGATGGCCCCGGTGCCTTCCCCCTGCCACCCGTCATCGCTGTCACCCTCTGCCCCACGCGTGGCACCGAGGACGCGGGGCCACTGCCCCTCAAGGTGGACCTGGACAAGACCATCCTGTAG
- the TMEM59L gene encoding transmembrane protein 59-like isoform X1 encodes MAARSPRALLAIGLTLLATAATAATTIDPFSSQLGDTAGCRGQCGRSLPRRAAADAVLNACYRGCRLFSICHFVDASAELNTTRAECEAACAEAYSNAEEQFGCVTGCHKQLPEVESRKEKVRGGESPALKDPTFSMLDLVSTFCNDIVSSAQSFISSTWTFYLQADDGKVVVFQSQPKVEYPVPEVQETLLEQPGLGSSPRVPQPHTGPRVKGEKPPGKEPGGKGKVQPQDPPQPEHDFLGCMSKRSGLPRWILAACLFLSIMVMLWLSCASLVTAPEQHVKTQVRKEPLSINGDKEYLEDLDGPGAFPLPPVIAVTLCPTRGTEDAGPLPLKVDLDKTIL; translated from the exons ATGGCGGCCCGCAGCCCCCGGGCCCTGCTCGCCATCGGCCTTACCCTGCTCGCCACCGCTGCCACCGCGGCCACCACCATCGATCCGttctcctcccagctgggaGACACCGCCGGGTGCCGCGGGCAGTGCGGCCGCAGCCTCCCCCGCCGGGCCGCTGCC gatGCTGTTCTCAACGCCTGTTACCGGGGCTGCCGCCTGTTCTCCATCTGTCACTTTGTGGATGCGAGTGCTGAGCTGAACACAACCAGAGCTGAGTGTGAAGCAG CGTGTGCTGAAGCCTACAGCAACGCTGAGGAGCAGTTTGGCTGCGTGACTGGGTGCCACAAGCAGCTGCCTGAGGTggagagcaggaaggagaaggtgagggGTGGGGAG agcccagcactgaaGGACCCGACCTTCTCCATGCTGGATTTGGTCTCCACCTTCTGCAACGACATCGTCAGCTCCGCCCAGAGCTTCATCTCCTCCACCTGGACCTTCTACCTGCAGGCAGATGATGGCAAAGTCGTGGTGTTTCAG TCCCAGCCCAAGGTGGAGTATCCAGTTCCCGAGGTGCAGGAGActctgctggagcagccagGACTGGGGTCCAGCCCCcgtgtcccccagccccacacag GCCCCCGGGTGAAGGGGGAGAAACCCCCTGGGAAGGAGCCAGGAGGCAAAGGGAAGGTGCAGCCCCAGGACCCCCCTCAGCCAGAGCACGACTTCCTTGGCTGCATGTCCAA GCGCTCGGGGCTTCCTCGCTGGATCCTGGCTGcctgcctcttcctctccaTCATGGTGATGCTgtggctgagctgtgccagTTTGGTGACTGCCCCCGAGCAGCACGTCAAGACCCAGGTCAGAAAGGAG CCTCTGAGCATCAACGGGGACAAGGAGTACCTGGAGGACCTGGATGGCCCCGGTGCCTTCCCCCTGCCACCCGTCATCGCTGTCACCCTCTGCCCCACGCGTGGCACCGAGGACGCGGGGCCACTGCCCCTCAAGGTGGACCTGGACAAGACCATCCTGTAG